TAGCTGGAATCCGCGACATCGCCTTCCACCAAACGAGACAGCATGCTGGCTGTGCGAATGTTTTGGATGAAGTCAGGCGGGAACGTATCGGTTCCAATCGCGATGTTGACGCCGCGACGTTTGTAACGGGCAAACGATTCGAGTGCCTCGCCATGGCGACCGACTACGAGCGGGCAGTGAATCACGGTCGTGCCTGTCTCTTGGAGGATCGCCAAATCGTCTCCCTCTCCGAATTTCGCTTTACTAAACCCTGGAATGAAATGTGCGTGCGGAATTGCCGTTTTCTTTCCGAGGAAGCCGATCTCATTCAGGAACTGAATCGGTGATTTGTTGTGTCGACGATGGATTTCTGTATATTCATAGAGACCTTGTGCAGCATGAAGACGGATAGGACATCCGAGCTCTTCGCTGTAGCGCTTTGTGTTGATCAGGTTCTCTACAGACTGTGACTCGATTCGCTCCGGCGCCAGCATTCCACGGATGAGTCCGTTGTGAGCCCCATCGAAATCTTTGACAAATTGTACGGCCCGCTCCAGACCTGCTTGTCCTTCCGCTTCGTTCCACAGTACTTCAATCTCTCCATTTGCCTTCACGACACGCATACCGGATTGATAGCTCGGCCCCATGTACATACGCAATCCCAAGCGTCCTGCATGATCGGCTGCGGCTGCCAGCTCCTCATACGTTTCCGCCCAGCGCTTATAGAAAACGGATGTAATCGGCATCGCTGTCGTTACCCCATTTAGAATCAGTTGGCTGTAGGCGTAAAGGGATTTGAACGCCTCTTCCTCAGGGGGCATTACCTCATGGTAGCCTTTGCGGTAGTAGTCTTCAGACCAAAGCATGTTTTTGCTTCTCGCAGAAGCTTGCTCCAGATGTACGATGTCGTGATCAATATCACCCAACGCATTCAGGTCAATGAAGCCCGGGCTGACTACTGCATTGCCAGCATCGATCACTTCATCTACCTCGCCATCAAAATGGTGCCCCACATACACAATGGTGTCATTCTCGTAAACGACTTCCCCATCCTTGATAATCACATGATCTTCGCCGTCAAAACCGATGACATATTTTGCGGTTATTTTCTTTTTCATGATGATCCTCCCTACTCTTTCTCGTTCCGGCCTCTCCACTCCATTGTATCTTTCGTTATTATAGGAAATATTCTGTAAAATTTGTTTCAAAACTTTTATATGTATTTGCACAATCTTTACTCCTTTTCGAAAACACACAAGATTCCACGCAATACGTAAAGATCATGCAAAAACTAGTAAAAAAGATGAAAAAACTTATTCAAAATATTCACTACAATTAACATAGACAGCTAGACTGGACTCTCATCCACTAAATGCACTACAGAGAAAGGGCTGATTTCTAGTGATGCAAGCTTTTTGGTTAACCAACGTTCGTCTTGATAAAGGATTTGAAACAGGAGAAGACGGCGTCTTTCACACACTCTCAGAAATCTGTCATCTAAAAATCGAAGACGGCAAAATCGCAGAGATCGTATCGGCGCACGAAACACTCGACACCACTTTACCGCAAGAAGATGCAAAAGGTTTATTGGCCCTCCCCTCTTTTGTTGAAAAGCATAATCATCTGGACAAAACGTATGCGGGCGCAACCTGGAAATCGTGCCTCCCTCCGAAAAAACTGATTGATCGCTTGGAGTTCGAAGCAAAAGAAATGCCGCTGATGACTGGGACGACCAAGGAGCGCGCGCAAGCAATGCTCCAGTGGCATATCAAAGGCGGTGCCACACATGTCCGCACACACGTCAACATCGATCCATACATCGGGCTGAAAAACCTGGAGGGTGTGCGTGCAGCACTGGAAGAGTACAGCGATCGCCTGACGTATGAAATCGTCGCTTTCCCGCAGCAGGGGCTCCTGCGCACACAAGCAAGCTCCTTGATGAGACAAGCGATGAAGGAAGGCGCTACACTGGTTGGAGGCTTGGACCCGGCTGGGATTGATAATGAATTGGAAGGCTCCTTGCGTGAAATGATGGACATTGCAGTGGAAGCAGATGCGGATGTCGATATTCACCTGCATGATCCGGGGACACTCGGCTTTTATACGATCAAAAGACTGCTCGATCTGACCGAGGAAGCTGGCTGGCAAAACCGTATGGCGATCAGTCATGCCTTTGCGCTCGGAGATGTGTCGATAGAGGAAAGCTCGGACATGGCAGACCGATTGTCCCAGCTGGGAACGATGATCATGACGACCGTTCCGATTAATCGGGCAATGCCACCTGTTCCGATGCTTCATGCCAAAGGCGTACAAGTCGCACTTGGTTATGATGGCTTCTACGATTCGTGGTCGCCATATGGTACAGGCGATATGCTGGATAAGTTAAACCGTCTGGTTGAGCGCTACCGTTGGGTCGATGAGAAATCATTGGTGCAATCCTTGTACTTCATCACCGGAGGAAAAACAACGCTCGATAAAGATGGCAACCGTGCATGGCCAAAGGTTGGCGACGCGGCAAGCATCGTGTTTGCAGAAAGCTCCTGCTCTGCGGAAGCGATTGCGAGAAAATCTCGTCGGGCTGCTGTTATGTTTAAAGGAAAGATTGTGCATGGTGCTTTGGAGAGATTGGAAGCGGGCAGATAATAGATGGGAAGGCTTCGCCGATTTGGGCGAAGCCTCTTTATGCTTTATCGGATATTAAGCTGCTGGATGATTGGAGAAAGATTCCTTCTCTTTAGATAAGAACCAACCCAGTACAGCGATCAAGAGAAGAACGGTCCAGAACGTTGCCTTCCACGCGACCGACTTTGGGAAATCTGCTGCCAAATAACCTAGCTCAGGGTGCGACAGTGTGTATACGGCCAACTTAACACCAACCCAGCCGACGATCAAAAATGCGGCTGTCTCTATTCCAGGCTTTCGCTGTAGCAACCCTACAAAGTAAGAGGCGGCAAATCGCATTATGACTAACCCGATGATTCCACCGGCAAGAATGACACCAAACTGCCCGCCATCCAATCCGCCTACTTTTGGTAATGACGTCTCCGGGAGTGTCACAGCGAAGGCAACAGCAGCGAGGATAGCATCAACTGCAAAGGCAAGGTCCGCTAATTCCACTTTCAGTACCGTCATCCATAATCCAGAGCCTTGCTTCTCGGCGCCAGTCTCCTTATTTTGATCTTTGCGCAATATAAATTTCTTCACGATATGGTGGATGGCTATAAACAGGAGGTAAGCTGCCCCGATTGCCTGTACTTGCCATACGTCCACAAGGTAGGAAATGATAAATAACGAACCGAAACGGAATAGAAAGGCTCCAGCAAGCCCATAAAATAAAGCTTTCTTCCGCTCTTTCTCCGGAAGATGCTTCACCATAATTGCGATCACCAAAGCATTGTCTGCCGCCAAGATCCCTTCTAGGCCAATCAGGACAAGTAGCACCCATCCATACTCCACTATCATAGCCCAATCCATTCCAGTCCCCCCTTATGTAAGTCCTATCCCTCTTTGTGGTAAATCCATCCTTTCTCTTTTTTTAGTATACTGTATTCTCGTTGTTTATAAGTATATAAACATATGTTTATGTTAATGGATTTTAAAACCAAGCCTTTTTTAAGAGCTTCACACCACGTTGGATTTCATCACTTGATAAATTACTGAAACCAAGCTTCATCATTGGTTGATCGGTTTTGTTTTTAAGGAAGTAGAGTGAAGTCGGATAGACTTTAACTCCCTGAATGGCCGCTTGTTGAATGAGCCATTCTTCTGAACGCTCCACGTGTACTTTGACTAATACGTACAATCCAGACTGCTCCCCAATGATAGAAATACGTTGTTTGAAATGCTTCCTCAATTCACAAACGAAGTGCTGCATTTTTCGTTTATAAACAAGACGCATCCGTTTAATATGGCGATTCCACTCCCCTTCTTCCATAAATTTCGCCATTGCGAATTGGCTAAGTAGTGAAGTGGTACTCTCGAAATGTGCGAATTGATTTTTATAACAGTTGATAAGTGGCTGTGGCAACACCATATAACTTAAACGAATTCCTGGCAGAAAGCACTTCGAGAAATTTCCGAGATAAATAACTCTCGTTGAATCGATGGAAGCGAGAGCCGGAAATGGTTGTTGGGTATAGCGATATTCACTATCATAATCGTCTTCGATAATATATCCTTGCCTATTTTTTGCCCAATGGATGAGTGTATGCCTTTGTTGAATGGGCATGCTTACCCCATATGGACTGTGATGGGACGGCGCCACATATATCAATCGTGATTTCATATGTTCCAAGTATGAAAAATCAGCACCTGTCTCATAAACGGGTAACGTTTCCAGTGTAAAACCGTTCAATTGAAAAGCATTTCTAGCGCCATCATAACCAGGGTCCTCGACAATGATGCTAGGAAAATCATGTTTCAGGACAAGACCGAGATACACAAGCATTTGTTGGGTACTACTTCCGATAATGATGGCATCTGGTTCTGTTCTCACTCCACGAGATTGGAGTAAATATGCTGCGATTTGCTCACGTAGGCTCCATTCACCAAAAGGCTCCCCATACCGAAAGCTGTCCTTTGCCGTTAATACTTGATTCGAAATCCTCCGCCATGTTTTTAAAGGGAAATGCGCTTGATCGACGATGTCTGCGCGAAAATCAATGCGAACAGGTGGTACCGGCTCTGTATGCTTGTGAGTAGAAGAGCTGCGGGCCTCTAGAAATAAAACGGGCTCTAACTCATTGACAAAATAACCCTTGCGGCCTTCTCCACGAACATACCCTTCAGCAACAAGTTGTTCATACGCCATTAGTGTTGTATTACGGCTTACATGCAAGGAATCTGCAAGTTGACGAATGGAGGGCAATGGCTCATCCGCCTTAATGTCGCCTTGTTCAATAAATGATTTAAATTTCTCGTATATTTGTTTGTATTTAGGAGAGTTATCTTTGAATGTAAAAATGGTATTTTTCATTTGCACCCCTTCTGACATGTATATTTGTTTGTTATTGTATCTTTTTTTATGTCAGTTTGTATCATACTCTTGGTTCAAGAACAAGTTGAAAGGGTGGTTACTGTGTACATTCCTAAGCAATATCGGATGAATCATGACGAGGCAGTTCAAATGATGAAGTCTAACCCGTTTGCCCTATTGATTACGGTTGATGAACATCGCCCGTTGGCTACGCATATTCCGTTGGAAATTCGTGAAGAGGAAGGGAAAATCTATGCGACTGGGCACATCGCATACGGAAACACGCAGAAGAAAACGTTGGATAACAATAGAGAAGTTTTGCTTATTTTTCAAGGACCGCACGCTTACATTTCGTCAAGCTGGTATGAGAGTGAACAAGTTCCCACATGGGACTATCTCGCTGTACATGCGTATGGGACAGCACGTATCCTCACGAAGGATGAACTGAAATCGGCTTTGGATTCTATGCTTACACACTATGAATCTCACCGAGAAAATGGTCGGCTCTGGGAGACCTTCAATCCTGAGTTGCTTGAGAGAGAAATGAAAGGAATCGTTGGTTTTGAGATTGAAATCACCTCTATTCAAGGGGCAGCCAAAATGAGCCAAAATCGCAACAACACCGATTATCAATCGATTGTGGCAGAGCTTGAAAAATCAAGTGATCAAGGGGAAATTCAGGTTGCTCAGTGGATGCGTGAGCAACGGAAAGAGTTATTTAAATGATCAGCCTATAGAACGGCTTCCGAAATTCCAAAGGCCCCTCCAAAACATAATAAGTGAAATGAAACGGAGAGATAGTTATGACTAGATTTATCATTGAAGATGATTTTTGGTCGTTATTTCCGCATGCAAAAATAGGCATCGTGATTTGCCAAGGAATTGATAATTCAATTAGGGACGTTGAAAAATACGAGAAGCTGCTGCAGGAGGCAGAGAAAGAAGCGCATAAATTCTTACGTCTAGAGGAATTCAGTAGTAATCCTGTTATTTCCGTTTGGCGAGAAGCTTTTCAGAAATTCAAGACTAAGAAAGGGGCAAGGTGTTCCATTGAAGCTTTATTAAAAAGAGTGAAAAATGGCAATCCGATCGGAACAATAAACCCGCTTGTTGACATCTATAATTCCATTTCATTGCGTTATGGGCTTCCGTGTGGTGGAGAAGATATCGATACTTTTGTAGGCGATATTCGGCTAACACAAGCAAACGGTAACGAACCGTTTATCCCATTGGGACAGGATGAAAATGCTTCGCCATATGAAGGGGAAATTGTTTATAAAGATGATGACGGTGCCATCTGCAGATGCTGGAATTGGCGTGAAGCTCAGCGGACGATGCTAACAGAAAATACGAAAAATGCATTCCTCTGTATTGAATTAATAGATGAAACAAGAATCGATGAATTCCATATGGCGCTAAAAGAATTGTCTGATTTAGTGCCACATCATCTTGGCGGTATGGTGAAGATGGAAGTGTTAGATATCAATCTTAAGGAAATGACCATCTTTGGTTAAACAAACGGCAGCCAAATGCACTGGCTGCCATTCTTTGTGTTTATGAAACGATCGATGCCCGTTCGCTCAACAACCATATCCTGACTTTAGAACATTCCATTCTCATTGGGGGAATCATCCGGTATGGGCTGGCCTACATCCCACAATTCAATGATTTGGTCGTTATGAAAACGGAAGATATGGACTACAGCTCCCCCAAGATCCTCTTGGTTTTGCTTCACATGGGAATGAACCGCAACGATCTCCCCCTCTTCGATGGCACGTTTCACTTCGAGAGTCTTATGAGGATTCTTTGCGGCGTTCTCTTCCATTGCGAGCATAAGCGAATGAGCATCGCCACGGAAAAAGGGATTATGGTGGCGGAAATTCGGACCAGTGTGTCTTTGGTATGCTTCTCGCACATTCCCCGACGCTACCAGTTGCAAAAACGACACCGCATTCTCTTTGAGAGAAGTCTTCATACCAAATCATCCTTTCTTTAATAAGATACCCGTTCATACAACACGTCTATCTATGCCCAACTTTTTGCACTTTTTAACTCCCCTCGTACGTCCTCCTCGTCACTTGCTATGCTTTTAATCTTGCCATTCGTATTTACTATTTCTTCTGTGTACCCAATTAACCTTTTTCCCACATCCGTTATTCAACCGCTCATCTTGCCTGCTGCGTTGAGGTATAATAGTTCAAAGAAAAGGGGGCGGAAAACTGTGGAGTGGTTAATCGGTCTGGCATGCAGCGTCGGAATTGCCGGAGCGGCTTATGCAAAACGGTCGCTGTCTGGTTCCGGCTTTTTGGCGGCAGTGATACTGGGCACCATGATGTACGCACTCGGAAGCCCTATCTGGTTCGGCTCCCTCATCGCTTTTTTTGTCTCGTCCACCTTATTGTCCAAGTGGAAAAAGCATAGAAAGCAAGAGGCCGAGCGCGGTTATGAGAAAACAGGGAGACGCGATGCTGGCCAGGTGCTCGCAAACGGCGGGCTCGGGCTCCTGTTATGTGTAGCAAATTGGGCGTGGCCGTATCCGCTATGGTGGTACGCGTTCCTCGGCGTGATGGCGGCGGTCACAGCCGATACATGGGCGACAGAAATCGGCGGCTTAAGCCGGAAGCCTCCGAGATCGATCAAGACGGGTCAGCGTGTTCCGCCCGGCACTTCTGGCGGTATTTCTGGCCTGGGCATGGGTGCTTCGCTGGCTGGTGGACTATTTATCGGCGTTGTAGCGTGGTTGCTGCTTGCAATTCCCGGGCAACCCGCGCCGGATGTGATCACACCTGCCCTTAGACTGGCAGCCTGGATCGGCATAGCAGGACTGGCGGGCATGATAGGGTCACTGGTTGATTCGTGGATCGGTGCGACATGGCAGCAAATGTACCGTTGCGGCGCTTGCGGTCGTGAAATCGAGCAGGCTCGTCACTGCGGCAAACCAGCCGTGCGAATCCGCGGCCGCACTGGTTGGAACAACGATGCCGTCAATGTCGTTGGCTCACTTGCAGGTGGTGCTTTCGCCGTCTTATTGGCGCTGGCAATTGGCTAATCGTTTGACATATAAAGAAACGGAAAGACTTCGTATCACAAAAACGATACTGAGTTTTTCCGTTTCTTTATTTTGGGACACAAGTCTAGGCTATTTTCGTCACTTTCTTCGCGTTCTGTACCATTTTTGAGACGCACGCCCAAAGTATGAAGCCAACCAGGAGAAAGCCGACATTCATGCTGATGACGCCTCCCCATCCGTATGCGGACCAAAACAATCCTCCGATTGTTCCTCCTACACTTGAGCCCGTATAGTAGAAAAATAAGTACAAGGAAGAGGCCTGTGCTTTGTTCTGTAAAGCAAGCTGTCCTACCCAGCTGCTTGCAACGGCATGAGCTCCAAAAAATCCAAAAGTAAAAAATCCAAGTCCTCCTATTTTTAGAATGAGATTCGCTTCCCACGTCAAGCAGACGCCGATCAATGCGAGAATCAAGCTTATGAATAATAGCTTTTGCTTACCATGACGATCTATTAATTTTCCTATCCAGACAGAGCTGAACATTCCGATGATCATAATTAAAAATGTCCAACTTATAAATGTTTGGCTGAGTGAATAGGGCTTTTCGAGCAATACATAAGCGATGTAATTGAACAGCGCTACATTACTCCCTAAAAGTATAAAGCCGATGACAAATAAACAAATGAGACTTGGAGCCTTTAGATGGTCTATTAAAGACAGACCTAATTTTCTAATTACGAATGGGCGTGCTTTGAAATTTTGTGACGGTGGTAAGGCGTTCCAAAAAATCAGTGTGGCAGCCAAACTGATGAGACCAATCCCCCCTATTGCGATCTGCCAGCCGAAGTAGTCACTCATCATTCCAGAGAAAACCCTGCCAAACACAGCCCCAATGGAATTGCCGCATATATAGAGACCCATAGCCGCTCCCAAACTTTTGGATTCGATTTCTTCTCCGAGATAGGCCATTGCGATGGAGGGTAAACCGGCCAATGAAATTCCTTCAATCGTT
This genomic stretch from Brevibacillus sp. DP1.3A harbors:
- a CDS encoding DUF92 domain-containing protein; translation: MEWLIGLACSVGIAGAAYAKRSLSGSGFLAAVILGTMMYALGSPIWFGSLIAFFVSSTLLSKWKKHRKQEAERGYEKTGRRDAGQVLANGGLGLLLCVANWAWPYPLWWYAFLGVMAAVTADTWATEIGGLSRKPPRSIKTGQRVPPGTSGGISGLGMGASLAGGLFIGVVAWLLLAIPGQPAPDVITPALRLAAWIGIAGLAGMIGSLVDSWIGATWQQMYRCGACGREIEQARHCGKPAVRIRGRTGWNNDAVNVVGSLAGGAFAVLLALAIG
- a CDS encoding PLP-dependent aminotransferase family protein, producing the protein MKNTIFTFKDNSPKYKQIYEKFKSFIEQGDIKADEPLPSIRQLADSLHVSRNTTLMAYEQLVAEGYVRGEGRKGYFVNELEPVLFLEARSSSTHKHTEPVPPVRIDFRADIVDQAHFPLKTWRRISNQVLTAKDSFRYGEPFGEWSLREQIAAYLLQSRGVRTEPDAIIIGSSTQQMLVYLGLVLKHDFPSIIVEDPGYDGARNAFQLNGFTLETLPVYETGADFSYLEHMKSRLIYVAPSHHSPYGVSMPIQQRHTLIHWAKNRQGYIIEDDYDSEYRYTQQPFPALASIDSTRVIYLGNFSKCFLPGIRLSYMVLPQPLINCYKNQFAHFESTTSLLSQFAMAKFMEEGEWNRHIKRMRLVYKRKMQHFVCELRKHFKQRISIIGEQSGLYVLVKVHVERSEEWLIQQAAIQGVKVYPTSLYFLKNKTDQPMMKLGFSNLSSDEIQRGVKLLKKAWF
- a CDS encoding amidohydrolase family protein — protein: MMQAFWLTNVRLDKGFETGEDGVFHTLSEICHLKIEDGKIAEIVSAHETLDTTLPQEDAKGLLALPSFVEKHNHLDKTYAGATWKSCLPPKKLIDRLEFEAKEMPLMTGTTKERAQAMLQWHIKGGATHVRTHVNIDPYIGLKNLEGVRAALEEYSDRLTYEIVAFPQQGLLRTQASSLMRQAMKEGATLVGGLDPAGIDNELEGSLREMMDIAVEADADVDIHLHDPGTLGFYTIKRLLDLTEEAGWQNRMAISHAFALGDVSIEESSDMADRLSQLGTMIMTTVPINRAMPPVPMLHAKGVQVALGYDGFYDSWSPYGTGDMLDKLNRLVERYRWVDEKSLVQSLYFITGGKTTLDKDGNRAWPKVGDAASIVFAESSCSAEAIARKSRRAAVMFKGKIVHGALERLEAGR
- a CDS encoding nuclear transport factor 2 family protein; protein product: MKTSLKENAVSFLQLVASGNVREAYQRHTGPNFRHHNPFFRGDAHSLMLAMEENAAKNPHKTLEVKRAIEEGEIVAVHSHVKQNQEDLGGAVVHIFRFHNDQIIELWDVGQPIPDDSPNENGMF
- a CDS encoding amidohydrolase family protein, whose protein sequence is MKKKITAKYVIGFDGEDHVIIKDGEVVYENDTIVYVGHHFDGEVDEVIDAGNAVVSPGFIDLNALGDIDHDIVHLEQASARSKNMLWSEDYYRKGYHEVMPPEEEAFKSLYAYSQLILNGVTTAMPITSVFYKRWAETYEELAAAADHAGRLGLRMYMGPSYQSGMRVVKANGEIEVLWNEAEGQAGLERAVQFVKDFDGAHNGLIRGMLAPERIESQSVENLINTKRYSEELGCPIRLHAAQGLYEYTEIHRRHNKSPIQFLNEIGFLGKKTAIPHAHFIPGFSKAKFGEGDDLAILQETGTTVIHCPLVVGRHGEALESFARYKRRGVNIAIGTDTFPPDFIQNIRTASMLSRLVEGDVADSSYADIYRAATLGGARFLGRDDLGRLAPGAKADIIAIDLDGFHMGAVDDPIRTIITCGSGRDVKLSIIAGRTVMKDRLMPGVDLEEIKAKGQRYFDKMRLGYVERDYQQLGEKELFKPSFPIVSKL
- a CDS encoding FMN-binding negative transcriptional regulator codes for the protein MYIPKQYRMNHDEAVQMMKSNPFALLITVDEHRPLATHIPLEIREEEGKIYATGHIAYGNTQKKTLDNNREVLLIFQGPHAYISSSWYESEQVPTWDYLAVHAYGTARILTKDELKSALDSMLTHYESHRENGRLWETFNPELLEREMKGIVGFEIEITSIQGAAKMSQNRNNTDYQSIVAELEKSSDQGEIQVAQWMREQRKELFK
- a CDS encoding TerC family protein — encoded protein: MDWAMIVEYGWVLLVLIGLEGILAADNALVIAIMVKHLPEKERKKALFYGLAGAFLFRFGSLFIISYLVDVWQVQAIGAAYLLFIAIHHIVKKFILRKDQNKETGAEKQGSGLWMTVLKVELADLAFAVDAILAAVAFAVTLPETSLPKVGGLDGGQFGVILAGGIIGLVIMRFAASYFVGLLQRKPGIETAAFLIVGWVGVKLAVYTLSHPELGYLAADFPKSVAWKATFWTVLLLIAVLGWFLSKEKESFSNHPAA
- a CDS encoding B3/4 domain-containing protein; the encoded protein is MTRFIIEDDFWSLFPHAKIGIVICQGIDNSIRDVEKYEKLLQEAEKEAHKFLRLEEFSSNPVISVWREAFQKFKTKKGARCSIEALLKRVKNGNPIGTINPLVDIYNSISLRYGLPCGGEDIDTFVGDIRLTQANGNEPFIPLGQDENASPYEGEIVYKDDDGAICRCWNWREAQRTMLTENTKNAFLCIELIDETRIDEFHMALKELSDLVPHHLGGMVKMEVLDINLKEMTIFG
- a CDS encoding MFS transporter — encoded protein: MIQQGTPLFRKTSFAFFAAGFNTFAILYCVQPLMPEFSKEFSVSPTTASFSLSITTMVLAISMLIFGSLSEVWGRKPIMIVSMLASSVFCILTAFSSNFHVLLVLRTIEGISLAGLPSIAMAYLGEEIESKSLGAAMGLYICGNSIGAVFGRVFSGMMSDYFGWQIAIGGIGLISLAATLIFWNALPPSQNFKARPFVIRKLGLSLIDHLKAPSLICLFVIGFILLGSNVALFNYIAYVLLEKPYSLSQTFISWTFLIMIIGMFSSVWIGKLIDRHGKQKLLFISLILALIGVCLTWEANLILKIGGLGFFTFGFFGAHAVASSWVGQLALQNKAQASSLYLFFYYTGSSVGGTIGGLFWSAYGWGGVISMNVGFLLVGFILWACVSKMVQNAKKVTKIA